One window from the genome of Halonatronomonas betaini encodes:
- a CDS encoding TldD/PmbA family protein, which produces MLDINKLKKNFDEAELLIKETREMKYDFENWDLEDITSNDLSELSLRVKDNNKSGSSTATGSSPEVLDNLIKGAKKSVQYGEPANFNFSDKKIDAVDHATENRFSKTESDELIEYAQEIKNIFKEKKPDLTLNFSISKNYEKTKIITTNEADLKENKTGFTFIFSAPIPGGGSELYRFYESDSFFREIPEADINEFIEEYKMTEKVSKPKTGKMPVLFSPGSLYFFLVSLETGVSGQNIYQGTSPLIDRLGESIFSDKLTITDKPRLEGTSYRKSFDDEGIPTSDKTIINNGKLNNYLYDLEYAARLDKEPTGNGLKKTLFGSGIDTPVNPAFVHPVITPGGYSKSELLAEIDEGILVENVIGFHSSNYTQGHFSVQAHGFHIKNGEIQGRLEDVMLAGNIYDDFKNIIGIGDKAILSQMGSFPYLLVDKISVTGE; this is translated from the coding sequence ATGCTGGATATTAATAAATTAAAAAAGAACTTTGATGAAGCCGAACTGCTAATTAAAGAGACCAGAGAAATGAAATATGACTTTGAAAACTGGGATTTAGAGGATATTACCAGCAATGATTTATCAGAGCTTTCTTTAAGAGTTAAGGACAATAATAAATCAGGTTCCAGTACAGCTACAGGCAGCTCTCCAGAGGTTTTGGATAATTTAATAAAGGGAGCAAAGAAATCAGTCCAGTATGGAGAACCAGCAAACTTTAATTTTTCTGATAAAAAAATAGACGCTGTAGACCATGCTACCGAAAATAGATTTTCAAAAACTGAATCTGATGAGTTAATTGAATATGCCCAGGAAATCAAAAATATTTTTAAAGAGAAGAAACCTGATCTTACTCTTAACTTTAGTATAAGTAAAAATTATGAAAAGACAAAAATCATTACCACAAATGAAGCCGATTTAAAAGAAAATAAAACAGGTTTTACCTTTATCTTTTCAGCTCCAATTCCAGGAGGAGGTTCAGAGTTATATAGATTTTATGAATCAGATAGTTTTTTTAGAGAGATACCAGAAGCTGATATAAATGAATTTATTGAAGAATATAAAATGACAGAAAAGGTATCAAAGCCGAAAACAGGGAAAATGCCAGTACTATTTTCACCAGGGTCACTATATTTTTTCCTGGTTAGCCTGGAGACAGGGGTCAGTGGGCAGAATATCTATCAGGGAACATCTCCCCTTATAGATAGATTAGGTGAGTCAATATTTTCTGATAAATTAACAATAACTGACAAACCACGGCTTGAAGGAACCAGTTATAGAAAAAGCTTTGATGATGAAGGCATACCAACATCAGATAAGACTATAATTAATAACGGCAAATTAAATAACTACCTTTATGATTTAGAGTATGCCGCCAGGCTTGATAAAGAACCGACTGGTAATGGATTAAAGAAGACATTATTTGGCAGTGGAATTGATACCCCGGTTAATCCAGCATTTGTTCATCCTGTAATCACTCCAGGAGGTTATAGCAAATCAGAACTCCTTGCTGAAATTGATGAAGGTATCCTGGTCGAAAATGTGATTGGATTTCATTCTTCTAATTATACCCAGGGCCATTTTTCTGTTCAGGCCCATGGTTTTCATATTAAAAATGGAGAGATTCAGGGTAGACTGGAAGATGTCATGCTGGCCGGCAATATCTATGATGATTTTAAAAACATAATAGGTATAGGCGATAAAGCAATTCTTTCTCAAATGGGAAGCTTCCCCTATCTTTTAGTTGATAAAATAAGTGTTACTGGAGAATAA
- a CDS encoding TldD/PmbA family protein translates to MKSVLKDFFSDDNLDYGDLRFEKNNQTEIRYENQDLKEVKSSYREGGHLRVYNQGVKAVNSFSQLKDARKAKKELANSISGTEELISEAAKLKEAEVIKDKHFINPDTNPKNYSLEEKKELVENYNRLALEQEHIIKTNFTYRDFYSRRIFINSEGSEIEYDLLGSLISGAVYAKKNDVVQVKRVSFGGFPEFDNLFNREDDLLKEIDILQQMLDAEPIKAGNYPVIINQALASVFIHEAFGHLSEADIVKNNPAFRDKLQAGTELGSDILTVVDDPGIKNTPGNYKYDDEGQPAQKTTLIDQGTLSGRLHSRETAADFNEPLSGNMRAVDCKYTPIIRMSNIYIAEGKSDVEEMISSIDNGYYICNGRGGQTTGDQFTFGAEYGYKIENGQKKGMVRDINLSGELFATLQRISMIGNDLNFREVGGCGKGNPMQLNIFSGMGAPHIKVDQVNIGGV, encoded by the coding sequence ATGAAATCAGTCTTAAAAGATTTTTTTAGCGATGATAATTTAGATTATGGAGATCTTCGTTTTGAAAAGAATAACCAGACAGAAATTAGATATGAAAACCAGGATTTAAAAGAAGTTAAATCATCATACCGTGAAGGTGGCCATCTTAGAGTTTACAACCAGGGTGTAAAAGCAGTAAATTCATTCAGTCAACTTAAAGATGCCAGAAAAGCCAAAAAAGAGCTGGCCAATTCAATATCAGGAACAGAAGAGCTCATTTCTGAAGCTGCTAAATTAAAGGAAGCAGAGGTTATCAAGGATAAACATTTTATAAACCCTGATACCAACCCAAAAAACTACAGTCTGGAAGAGAAAAAAGAATTAGTAGAAAATTACAATCGCCTGGCTTTAGAGCAGGAGCATATAATTAAGACAAATTTTACTTATAGAGATTTTTACTCTAGGCGAATTTTTATAAATTCAGAGGGTTCAGAAATAGAATATGACCTTCTAGGCAGTCTAATCAGTGGCGCAGTCTATGCAAAAAAGAATGATGTTGTTCAGGTTAAAAGGGTCTCCTTTGGAGGTTTTCCTGAATTTGATAACCTCTTTAATCGTGAAGATGACTTATTAAAAGAAATTGATATTTTACAGCAGATGCTAGATGCCGAGCCTATTAAAGCCGGTAATTATCCAGTTATAATTAACCAGGCCCTGGCTTCAGTCTTTATCCATGAGGCCTTTGGACATTTATCCGAGGCAGATATAGTAAAGAATAATCCTGCTTTTAGAGATAAACTTCAGGCTGGCACTGAATTAGGTAGTGATATCCTGACAGTAGTTGATGACCCTGGCATTAAAAACACTCCAGGAAACTATAAATATGATGATGAAGGCCAGCCTGCTCAAAAAACCACGTTGATTGATCAGGGAACCTTAAGTGGTAGGCTCCATTCCAGGGAGACAGCTGCAGATTTTAATGAGCCCCTTTCAGGAAATATGCGGGCAGTAGATTGTAAATATACTCCAATAATAAGAATGTCAAATATCTATATTGCAGAAGGTAAATCAGATGTAGAGGAGATGATTTCCTCAATAGATAACGGCTATTATATCTGTAATGGTCGGGGTGGGCAGACAACTGGAGATCAGTTTACATTTGGAGCAGAATACGGTTATAAGATTGAAAATGGCCAGAAAAAAGGTATGGTCAGAGATATAAACTTAAGTGGCGAGCTTTTTGCAACTTTACAAAGAATTTCAATGATTGGCAACGATTTAAACTTTAGAGAAGTTGGCGGTTGCGGTAAAGGTAATCCTATGCAATTAAATATCTTCTCAGGTATGGGTGCCCCCCATATTAAAGTCGATCAGGTCAATATAGGAGGCGTTTAG
- a CDS encoding PAS domain S-box protein: protein MGKNIVTILIVDAEKTLYHSIKELMGDEYLIISAKSGREAVSLTKRINPDLILADLNLPDIDSLSLCEKINEINSIKDIPLIFIADYANQDKGIECLNLGAIDLIYKSFSIELIVRKIKNYLSLFNYKNEALKLNQTIEQSPETILITDTSGEIEYVNPGFIELTGYKPEEIIGRNPRVLKSGYHTDNFYTDLWETVSSGEKWHGEIYNRKKDGEFFWEETSISPIKNWKDETVKYIAIKHDITEKKKAQKELKSTKNMLDKILNLSTEAIRYVDLNYNVIKTNEKYKLLSESYKNREGFKKNDLKCYEVFCTENCNTEDCSIKKILENGQTIQEDIKVKFNNKTKYFIVTVVPYKNEAGEIIGMIQSFRDITQRKEDENKLKEYNQEIESLYNKLNKEFKKGIKLHEHFLPKKLPEIDNFKYEVYFQPAERLGGDFYNAIKIGNYLLIYLADVSGHGLDGSMLNIFLRETINNYISSKLNNNIDLSPDALLKHIINRYHQEEFSRDYMVCLLIGLLNIEEREFSFINAGIQVPPVIIREDGTLRKLQNSGAPISTAIDIKFYNQTLNHKLENFKILSGDKLFLTTDGLVEETSKDINNKIPEMYGEKRLDKVLKNSCHLKPIEIIKKIKKDFKDYTGNEIGSDDITYMIISGE, encoded by the coding sequence ATGGGGAAAAATATAGTTACTATTTTAATAGTTGATGCAGAAAAAACTTTATATCATAGCATAAAGGAATTAATGGGGGACGAATATTTAATTATCAGCGCAAAATCAGGACGAGAAGCTGTTTCCTTAACAAAAAGAATTAATCCAGATTTAATATTAGCAGATTTAAATTTACCTGATATTGACAGTCTTTCCCTGTGCGAAAAAATTAATGAAATTAACAGTATTAAAGATATACCATTAATATTTATTGCTGATTATGCAAACCAGGATAAAGGCATTGAATGCTTAAATTTAGGAGCTATAGATTTGATTTATAAATCATTTAGTATTGAATTGATTGTAAGAAAGATTAAAAATTATCTATCACTATTTAATTATAAAAACGAAGCCCTAAAATTAAATCAAACAATTGAGCAGAGTCCAGAAACAATTTTAATAACTGATACCAGTGGAGAAATTGAATATGTAAATCCAGGTTTTATTGAACTTACTGGTTATAAGCCTGAAGAAATTATTGGTAGAAATCCAAGGGTATTAAAGTCAGGATATCATACAGATAATTTTTATACTGATCTCTGGGAGACTGTTTCTTCAGGAGAAAAGTGGCATGGTGAAATTTATAATCGCAAAAAAGATGGAGAGTTTTTTTGGGAAGAAACTTCAATTTCACCTATAAAAAATTGGAAAGATGAAACAGTTAAATATATTGCAATTAAACATGATATTACAGAGAAAAAGAAAGCCCAAAAAGAACTTAAATCTACTAAAAATATGCTAGATAAGATTCTAAATTTATCCACTGAAGCAATCAGGTATGTAGATTTAAATTACAATGTAATAAAAACAAATGAAAAATATAAATTATTAAGTGAATCTTATAAAAACAGGGAAGGCTTTAAGAAAAATGATTTAAAATGTTACGAAGTTTTTTGTACTGAAAATTGTAATACAGAAGATTGTTCAATAAAAAAGATATTGGAAAATGGCCAGACTATTCAAGAAGATATTAAAGTTAAATTCAATAATAAAACTAAATATTTTATTGTTACTGTTGTGCCTTATAAAAATGAAGCTGGAGAAATAATTGGTATGATTCAGAGTTTCCGTGATATTACTCAAAGAAAAGAAGATGAGAATAAATTAAAAGAATATAATCAAGAAATTGAATCATTATATAATAAACTAAATAAAGAATTTAAAAAAGGAATTAAGCTACATGAACACTTTTTGCCAAAAAAATTACCAGAAATAGATAACTTCAAATATGAAGTTTATTTTCAACCTGCAGAAAGGTTAGGAGGAGATTTTTATAATGCTATAAAAATTGGTAATTATCTTTTGATCTATCTTGCAGATGTAAGTGGACATGGACTTGATGGTTCAATGCTCAATATATTTTTAAGAGAGACAATCAACAATTATATCTCCAGTAAATTAAATAATAATATTGATTTATCTCCTGATGCTTTATTAAAACATATAATTAATAGATATCACCAGGAAGAATTTTCAAGAGATTATATGGTTTGTCTTCTGATAGGGTTATTGAATATTGAAGAAAGAGAATTTTCATTTATTAATGCCGGCATTCAGGTTCCACCTGTAATCATCAGGGAAGATGGAACTTTAAGAAAGTTACAGAATTCAGGTGCACCTATTTCTACAGCTATTGATATAAAATTTTATAACCAGACTTTAAATCATAAACTTGAAAACTTCAAAATTCTATCTGGTGACAAATTATTTTTAACTACAGATGGGCTGGTAGAAGAAACTTCTAAAGATATAAATAACAAAATTCCTGAAATGTATGGAGAAAAAAGACTTGATAAAGTTTTAAAGAATTCCTGTCACCTTAAACCAATAGAGATTATTAAAAAAATCAAAAAAGATTTCAAAGATTATACCGGTAATGAAATTGGCAGTGATGATATAACTTATATGATTATTAGCGGTGAATGA
- a CDS encoding alpha/beta fold hydrolase — protein MIIKIPCKRHVISIFMIIIIIVVLVLSSQITKAYSVENKTPFDNSHFIEVDGISLHYRIDKARTDQSLGKILMVHGMGGSTYCWRENTGPLSENGFTVITVDLPAFGFSDRQPGLDHTAKNRADWLWGLLDYLDSELFNDNTPWILVGHSMGAKPIAEMTFNRNEDVEALVFVAGAVFNSPPNLFGNLIEQTPFNHLFEFAIRNIIHQPFAINRALKSAYGREVSEEELSKYLEPLEIEGTARAWIDLVRSSSDELDNLDQLETNILLIWGADDSWVSVDDARKLDDQLLNSNLEIIADNHHMPMVTASEEVNNLIISFLLDSRN, from the coding sequence TTGATTATTAAAATCCCGTGTAAAAGACATGTAATTTCAATTTTTATGATTATTATAATAATAGTGGTCCTGGTTTTAAGTAGTCAAATTACAAAAGCTTATTCAGTTGAAAATAAAACTCCTTTTGATAATAGTCACTTTATTGAAGTAGATGGAATAAGTTTGCATTACAGAATTGATAAAGCTAGAACAGATCAATCACTAGGAAAGATTTTAATGGTCCATGGCATGGGGGGTTCAACCTATTGCTGGCGTGAAAATACTGGACCATTAAGTGAAAACGGTTTTACTGTAATCACAGTAGACCTTCCTGCCTTTGGTTTTAGTGATAGGCAGCCAGGTCTGGATCATACTGCAAAAAATAGAGCAGACTGGCTATGGGGTCTCCTGGATTATTTAGATTCTGAATTATTTAATGACAACACCCCCTGGATTTTAGTAGGTCATTCTATGGGGGCCAAACCTATTGCTGAAATGACATTTAATAGAAATGAGGATGTTGAGGCATTAGTCTTTGTTGCTGGAGCAGTCTTTAATTCTCCACCTAATTTATTTGGTAATTTAATTGAACAGACTCCTTTCAATCATTTATTTGAATTTGCTATTCGGAATATTATACATCAGCCCTTTGCTATTAATCGAGCTTTAAAATCTGCTTATGGCAGAGAAGTTTCTGAAGAAGAACTGTCAAAATATCTGGAGCCCCTGGAAATTGAAGGAACTGCCAGGGCCTGGATTGATTTAGTAAGAAGCAGTTCTGATGAACTAGATAATCTTGATCAGCTAGAAACTAATATTTTATTAATCTGGGGGGCAGATGATAGTTGGGTTTCAGTTGATGATGCTAGAAAACTTGATGATCAACTTCTTAACTCCAATCTTGAAATTATTGCAGATAATCATCATATGCCTATGGTTACAGCATCAGAAGAAGTGAATAATCTTATTATTAGCTTTCTTTTAGATTCAAGAAATTAA
- a CDS encoding ATP-binding protein, translating to MRLKNLHLNDFGIYNNQKLEALSPNIVVIGGPNRSGKTTFMHILRYLGYGIPNTDKLPAPADKYDIEADIETEDNLEYQLKLKGYADPVLISLNNQGPESGPETPGQLYNNLDRFTYHQIFTISLDELTKEPAGLSGKGDKDRLQSILLGAGLSKIVELPQAISHFDNKAYNIGRTTGRASVGEFKPYQENIAEAEKKKNEALKQVKKYIKTEEEIDNLKDTIDDLNNDLSSLEKKRIRIDLLKNNYHEFSKILNLRQQLENHSGAELNQAKYSENKKSTARNLLDDFISKNEKYQQEKSIFKSRVSSQNPETIKNSLLNKSSDLENYQKNISGLKEKIDNFIQQKERNQNELKNIKAEAVEFNQEWEEDFNSILSIRNDQIERRKLLNNIADFKACRDNLETSLDEKHDLESRLTRLNEELSSIKDGNPERIFKNSLLIGFISIGAGASSAFFNIIAAIVIGGGGLLLSYLYYHGKHQKEIVLQDKKENLDKELEDIQHKLSLLEDEIEAIKAKKNSAEKELNHYQEILGLENSASPELIKDYFNGLRDINNSYDRWLNTREEIQNKKEKIVRELDELRNLLVQLNSKLTDSALILPAEDRLILRSEELFSALDKALEYLNYARNLNDAWQGRETAKSDISDKFSDFSSDRDPVEFLQDFIKKSNKFLEYREKQNQLDQLTNQLVAKISSADHIKDSFIDSPLANETDTLIELFQRHYNSFTSIEEVETVYKNLKEELDLIAKNKKMKEDRLQSLKDTKKELASPAKIEEAHATIDNNQSKLKKLAERYAINRTASFIFKEVQARVIKRAREELLQPAADLLSEMTAGEYQEINPPADLKENDFKTRLASGREQETVNILSRGTKEQLFLAVRLSRIKEIKSALPVILDDSLVNFDRSHLINTVQILSRLGNSHQIFVLTCHPHLVRHINDYTDNAQYWHLESGKFKNVAGKDLYNLLLN from the coding sequence TTGAGATTAAAAAATTTACATCTTAATGATTTTGGAATCTATAATAATCAGAAACTTGAAGCTTTATCCCCAAATATAGTGGTAATTGGAGGCCCAAACCGCTCTGGTAAGACGACATTCATGCATATCCTTCGTTATTTAGGTTATGGTATTCCTAATACTGATAAATTACCAGCACCGGCGGATAAGTATGATATAGAGGCTGATATTGAAACTGAAGATAATTTAGAGTATCAGTTGAAACTTAAAGGTTATGCCGATCCTGTTTTAATATCTTTAAATAATCAGGGGCCAGAATCAGGACCAGAAACTCCTGGCCAGCTTTATAACAATCTTGATCGCTTTACATATCATCAAATTTTTACAATAAGCCTTGATGAATTAACTAAAGAGCCTGCCGGACTTTCAGGCAAAGGTGATAAAGATAGACTCCAATCTATTTTATTAGGGGCAGGACTTTCTAAGATAGTTGAATTACCCCAGGCAATTAGTCATTTTGATAATAAAGCTTATAATATTGGGAGAACAACTGGCCGGGCCAGTGTTGGAGAATTTAAACCCTACCAGGAAAACATTGCAGAGGCAGAAAAGAAAAAGAATGAAGCTTTAAAGCAGGTAAAAAAGTATATCAAAACTGAAGAAGAGATTGATAATCTTAAAGATACAATAGATGACTTGAATAATGATTTAAGTAGTTTAGAAAAGAAACGAATCAGAATAGATCTCTTAAAGAACAATTATCATGAATTTTCAAAAATACTGAACTTAAGGCAGCAGCTGGAAAACCATTCAGGCGCAGAGCTTAATCAGGCAAAATATAGTGAGAATAAGAAATCAACTGCAAGAAATCTACTGGATGATTTTATATCAAAAAATGAAAAATATCAGCAAGAAAAGAGTATATTTAAAAGTAGAGTTAGCTCTCAAAATCCTGAAACAATAAAAAACAGCTTATTAAATAAAAGTTCAGATTTAGAAAATTATCAAAAAAATATTTCAGGGCTTAAAGAAAAAATTGATAATTTCATTCAACAAAAAGAGAGAAATCAAAATGAGCTAAAGAATATTAAAGCTGAAGCAGTAGAGTTTAATCAGGAATGGGAGGAAGATTTTAATAGTATCTTATCTATTAGAAACGACCAGATTGAGCGGAGGAAATTACTTAACAATATAGCTGATTTTAAAGCCTGTAGAGATAATTTAGAAACCAGTCTTGATGAGAAACATGATTTAGAAAGCAGGCTTACCAGGTTAAATGAAGAACTTTCAAGTATAAAAGATGGCAATCCAGAAAGAATATTTAAAAACTCCTTATTAATCGGTTTTATCTCAATTGGAGCTGGAGCTTCTTCTGCTTTTTTTAATATTATTGCTGCTATAGTCATTGGTGGTGGTGGATTATTATTAAGTTATTTATATTATCATGGTAAACATCAGAAAGAAATAGTTCTACAGGATAAAAAAGAAAACCTTGATAAAGAGCTTGAAGATATACAACATAAGCTTTCTTTGCTTGAAGATGAGATTGAAGCTATAAAAGCCAAAAAGAATTCTGCTGAAAAAGAATTAAACCATTATCAGGAAATTTTAGGTTTAGAAAACTCTGCAAGTCCTGAGCTTATTAAGGATTATTTTAATGGTTTAAGAGATATTAATAATAGTTATGATAGATGGCTAAATACCAGAGAAGAGATTCAAAATAAGAAAGAAAAAATCGTCAGGGAATTAGACGAATTGAGAAACTTACTGGTTCAACTTAATTCAAAGCTAACTGATTCAGCATTAATCCTGCCAGCAGAGGACAGGCTTATTTTAAGGTCAGAAGAATTATTTTCAGCACTGGATAAAGCTTTAGAGTATCTTAATTATGCTCGAAATCTTAATGATGCCTGGCAGGGTAGAGAAACAGCTAAATCTGATATAAGTGATAAGTTTTCAGATTTTTCATCAGATAGAGATCCTGTAGAATTTTTGCAGGATTTTATTAAAAAATCCAATAAGTTTCTGGAATATCGGGAAAAACAAAATCAGCTAGACCAGTTAACCAACCAGTTAGTAGCTAAAATTAGTTCAGCTGATCATATTAAAGATTCTTTTATAGATTCACCACTTGCAAATGAAACCGACACTTTAATTGAACTTTTTCAGAGACATTATAACTCTTTTACCTCCATTGAAGAAGTCGAAACTGTTTATAAAAATTTAAAGGAAGAACTTGATTTAATTGCAAAGAATAAAAAGATGAAAGAAGACAGGCTTCAGAGCTTAAAGGATACAAAAAAAGAGCTGGCCTCACCAGCTAAAATAGAAGAGGCCCATGCTACGATTGACAATAATCAGAGTAAATTAAAAAAGCTTGCAGAAAGATATGCAATTAATAGAACAGCTTCTTTTATATTTAAAGAAGTTCAAGCCCGTGTAATCAAGAGAGCCAGAGAGGAACTATTACAGCCAGCAGCAGATCTATTATCAGAGATGACTGCCGGTGAATATCAGGAAATAAATCCTCCAGCCGACCTTAAAGAAAATGACTTTAAGACCAGACTTGCCAGTGGAAGAGAGCAGGAGACTGTAAATATTTTAAGTAGAGGAACAAAGGAGCAGTTATTTCTTGCTGTTCGCTTAAGCAGAATTAAAGAAATTAAGTCAGCTTTACCGGTAATTCTTGATGATTCTCTGGTTAATTTTGATAGAAGCCATTTAATAAACACAGTTCAGATTCTATCCAGGTTAGGTAACAGCCATCAGATATTTGTATTAACATGTCATCCTCATCTGGTCAGGCATATAAATGATTATACTGATAATGCTCAATACTGGCATCTTGAATCTGGTAAATTCAAAAATGTAGCTGGCAAAGATTTATATAATTTATTATTAAATTAA
- a CDS encoding metallophosphoesterase family protein: MKDTIKFLHTADIHLGRPLKSASQAPDHLNELFNNASYNALKNIFDQAINRRLDFVVISGDLYDSEARSVKASRNFLEECRRLKEYNIPVYIISGNHDPGGKELEPFDYPENVYFYPSEEVEINNHKNDSGNTLARIIGQSYRSNFESRKMYTYYTVPDKNHFNLGLIHTQLNPDNRRYVPISQSDLLEKDDIHYWALGHIHQPLVLNSSSPALVYSGTPQGHNISEVGVKGCFIVEVPIQNPEKIPQINFIPTSPVIYKKIEFNITEMDERLKTLSDLQELLLEKAEKQQDNNFTDEIDFHGIDRENVFIDGKAPVKGVIIRWVITGHGPLHERISSNQDEAEEDLRDFLNRNLASPGNYPFVWTHSVQIRTSEELPDLEEFKENEIYKEIDKIFKEVSNNPDLEAKLLREWGSIWEGDEDHENRDNDSFYPDPETKQEIIEAARNKIIAYLFAGGDDI, encoded by the coding sequence ATGAAAGATACTATAAAATTTCTTCATACAGCAGATATTCACCTTGGTCGCCCCTTAAAATCAGCCAGCCAGGCACCTGATCATCTTAATGAGCTTTTTAATAATGCCAGTTATAATGCTTTAAAGAATATTTTTGACCAGGCTATTAATAGAAGACTTGATTTTGTAGTAATTTCAGGTGATCTCTATGATTCTGAGGCCCGTTCAGTGAAAGCCAGCCGTAATTTTTTAGAAGAATGCAGGCGTTTAAAAGAATATAATATTCCAGTTTACATTATTTCAGGTAATCATGATCCAGGAGGTAAAGAACTAGAGCCATTTGATTATCCTGAAAATGTTTATTTCTATCCAAGTGAAGAAGTTGAAATAAATAATCATAAAAATGATAGTGGAAATACTTTAGCCAGAATTATTGGTCAGTCCTATAGAAGCAATTTTGAGTCAAGAAAGATGTATACCTATTATACTGTTCCTGATAAAAATCATTTTAATCTTGGTTTGATTCATACTCAACTGAACCCGGATAACCGTCGTTATGTTCCTATCTCTCAATCAGATCTATTAGAGAAAGATGACATACATTATTGGGCTTTAGGTCATATTCATCAGCCACTTGTCTTAAATAGTTCATCACCTGCTCTTGTTTACTCTGGAACTCCCCAGGGCCATAATATTTCAGAGGTTGGAGTAAAGGGTTGTTTTATTGTTGAAGTACCAATTCAAAATCCTGAAAAGATACCACAAATTAATTTTATACCAACTTCTCCTGTGATCTATAAAAAAATTGAATTTAATATTACAGAAATGGATGAGAGGTTAAAAACTCTATCAGATCTCCAGGAGCTTTTACTTGAAAAAGCAGAGAAGCAACAGGACAATAATTTCACTGATGAAATAGATTTTCATGGTATTGATAGAGAAAATGTTTTTATTGATGGTAAAGCTCCAGTTAAGGGCGTTATTATTCGCTGGGTTATTACAGGCCATGGACCACTCCATGAACGGATTTCAAGTAATCAGGATGAAGCCGAGGAAGATTTAAGGGATTTTCTCAATAGAAATCTGGCCTCCCCTGGTAATTATCCTTTTGTCTGGACCCATTCTGTTCAGATAAGAACTTCTGAAGAACTTCCTGATCTGGAAGAATTTAAGGAAAATGAAATTTATAAGGAGATAGATAAAATCTTTAAAGAGGTTTCTAATAATCCAGATCTAGAAGCTAAATTATTAAGAGAATGGGGATCTATCTGGGAAGGTGATGAAGATCATGAGAACAGAGATAATGACAGTTTTTATCCTGATCCAGAAACCAAGCAGGAAATTATAGAAGCAGCTCGGAATAAGATTATTGCTTATTTATTTGCTGGAGGTGATGATATTTGA
- a CDS encoding flavodoxin domain-containing protein, producing MMKTLIAYASKHGTAKKAVEKLAEELTGDIVILNLEDKSASKTRIEDFDRIIIGGSIYIGKIQKSVRKFCESNQEKLLNVKKLGLFICCGSEEKDMEQLANSFPDKLIEKAQVKGYFGYEYDLKKVGFIQRTMLKKAAGVEESESNIKYDNISKFAEEIERDMELNS from the coding sequence ATGATGAAAACATTAATTGCTTATGCATCAAAGCATGGAACAGCAAAAAAGGCTGTTGAAAAATTGGCTGAAGAGTTAACTGGAGATATTGTAATCCTAAATCTAGAAGATAAATCGGCTTCTAAAACCAGAATTGAAGATTTTGATAGGATAATTATCGGTGGCTCAATCTATATAGGGAAAATCCAGAAATCAGTCAGGAAGTTTTGTGAATCCAATCAAGAAAAGCTTTTAAATGTAAAGAAACTTGGATTGTTTATCTGTTGTGGAAGTGAAGAAAAGGATATGGAACAGCTGGCAAATTCTTTTCCAGATAAGTTGATTGAAAAGGCTCAAGTTAAGGGTTATTTTGGTTATGAATATGATTTAAAGAAGGTTGGCTTTATTCAGAGAACTATGCTTAAAAAAGCTGCCGGAGTTGAGGAAAGTGAGTCCAATATCAAGTATGATAATATCAGTAAATTTGCTGAGGAGATTGAAAGAGATATGGAACTAAATAGTTAG